DNA sequence from the Acidobacteriota bacterium genome:
GAACTCCCCGACACCTACCCGTCGCTGGAGGGGAAAGTGGCGGATTCCGCCGGGGACGCGGTGGACGGCGCCCTCCTGGAGGTTTTCGACCACCCCGAGGCGGGGAGCTGGTTCCGTGGTTCCGCCCCGTCCGGGAAGGCCCGGCAGAAACGCGTGGCCGCCTGCCGCACCGGCGAGGAGGGCTGTTTTCGTTTCAGCCTCTCCGCGGGGGAGTACGAACTGCGGGTCTCCCGGCCGGGTTTCGACGCCGTCGTCCTCCGGGTGAAGGTCAAGCCCGGGGGAAAGGCCCCGGACAAGCCCCTGGAGATCTACCTGCTGAGATAGGCTGAAGGCTGATAGGCTGAAGGCTGATAGGCTGAAGGCTGAAGGCTGTTAGGCTGAAGGCTGTTAGACTGAAGGTCAGAACGGAATTTATCGGTATCGGTATCGCAATCGGAATCGCAGTCGCCATCACAGTCGCCATCCCCATCCCCCTCGAAGCTCCAAGCACAACTGCAACCGCGATCGAAGCCGCCGTCGCAGTTGCCATCCCCCCCGTCGCCTCCGTCGCGCCGGTCGCTTTGCGGAGTGCGGCGCGAAGGCCGCCGGGGCGCGAAGGGACAAAAGGACCAAAAGGACCAAAAGGACCAAAGGGACAGGCTGAGCCGAAGTTGCAGACGGCGCAGACGGGGCATGCGACACGAGCAGGCGCTTTGGTGGCCTTTCCTTGCGAGTTTGGCGCCCTGGCGAGAACCTTCCCGGTTCCTGCTCTCGCCAAGTCGCAAAGCTCGCGAAGAAAAACGGATCGCCGGGGATGCGGTCAGGGGCCATGAAAGCGGGCCCTCACCGGGTTGCCCCGCCTCCGGGAGGAAGCTGTCGGAAGGTCTCTCAAAGGTGCGGAGGCACGGAGAAGCGGCGTCTCCGATCAAGCTCAACCGACCAAACGACGGCTCCTTCCTCCTGTCTCCCAACCAAGGCCCCCTGACGGCTGCCTCTTCCCCCTGCCTTCTGAATTCTGAATTCTGAATTCTCCTGCGCGTGCCCCGCCTTCAGAGCAGGCGCACGGCGGGCAGGCCCGCGGCGCGGGCCATGGCCAGCCACAGCGCACTCCGCGTCGATACGCAGTACAGGGTGCGAATCCCCCTCCGCCCGGCCGCTTCCCTCAGGTTCAGGGCCATCCGCCCGGCCAGGGCGTTGTCCAGGCCCACGAGCATCTCCCCGCGCAGCACCCGCCACGCGGGCGGGGCGGGGACCCACCCGTCCGGCGCGCCGGCTCCCGCCCGGAGGTTCCAGTGCTCCCAGGCTTCCGCTTCCAGGGGCAGCGGCGGCGGCAGGAGGGTGAAGGGACCCCCGGCGTTCCGGGCGGCGAGCCAACCCGTCCCCTCGGCCGGGCCGGGTCCCGTCGGGGCCGCGGCGGCCGGCGGGGAGTCGTCGGCCGGGCAGACGGGTGGAAGGACCGCCGGGAGGCCGGGGCCGACGCGAAACCTCCGGCCTTCGGGCCCCTCGCCGGCGCCGGCCAGGGCGGCCGCCAGCAGTTCAGCCGTCTCCGGCTCGCTGCAGGTCACCGGTTCCCCGGGCGCCAGGCCGTCCAGAGCCTCGCGTGCCAGTCGAAGCAGGCCCTCCTCGTCCCCGGACCGGAAGCGTTGCCAGGCGGACGGGCCCCGGGCCCAGCGGACCTCGCCCTTCCCGCCGATGTCCCGCAGGGAGGCCACGGCGGCCGCCAGGCGGCGGGGCGCGAAGACGGCCGTCAAGGGGTCCGCCAGCAGGCGGGCCGTTCGCGGCCGCTCCGGGGCTTCTTCTCCCGGGGGCGCGGCTGGACCCCGCGGGAAGAGGACCCGGTAAGGGTTCCGGGAGCGGGGGATCGACCGGGCAGCCGGCGTGACCCACGGGGAAGGGCCACCCCGGAACCGGGGGCGCAGGCCCGGGCCCGGCCGGAGGGGACCGCCCCCGGCGTCCGCGGCGGCCGGGCGAAGGGCGCCGATGGCGTTTCGGTGGGCCCGGATCATATCCGGGACGTCGAGCCTCGAAGGGCAGGTCTCCCGGCAGCGCCCGCAGAGGGTGCAGCGGAAATGCACTTCTCCCGAGGGGAAGTCCGCCGGGCCGGCGAAGGACGGAAACCACTTCAGGACCGCCAGCTTTCCCCGGGGCGAATCCTCCTCCCGGCGCGTGAGGGCGTAGACCGGGCAGTCGGGCAGGCACTGGCCGCAGGAAACGCAGTCGCCGGGGTCACGCGAGTTCATGGTGCAGCACCCCGATGACGCCGTTGAAACGGGGGTCGGGCACGGCCCGGACCTCGTCGAACAGCGACTCGGCGCGAATGAAGTGCAAAATGGCCCGGTTGCCGGCGGCGCCGCCCGCCACCAGCAGGACCCCCGAGGGGAAGCGCTCCAGGTCGGGGAGCACGCGCTGGAAGACCGTGTGGTTGATCCCCGCGCAGATCCGCTCCTCCGGCACGCCCTCCACGATCCTCCCGACCACCTCCGACTCGCCGAACGTGGCGCAGACGGCGTCCAGGGCCACCGGGTCGTCGCGGTAATCGCCGATCTCCTCCACCGGGAGGCCCAGGATGCGGGCCATGTTCTCGAGGTAACGCCCGCTCCCCGCGGCGCACCGGTCGTTCATGGCGAAGTCGGTGACCCGGCCTTCCCGGACCCGGATCACCTTGGTGTCCTGGCCGCCGATGTCCAGGAGGGTGAAGTCCCGCAGGCCGGTCTGGAAAGCCGCCCCCTCGGCGTGGGCCTGGAGTTCCGGGACGATGGCCGCCTCGATCATCCCGGCGAGGTGGCGGCCGTAGCCCGTGGCAACGACCTGAAGGGCCCCCGCGGGGATGTTCAGCCCCGACCGGTCGGACAGCGTCCGCCGCAGCGCACCCAGGTCGATGTGGCGGCCGGCGCCGGAGGGCCTGAGGTGGGCCCGGTAGAACTCCATGGGGTCGAACAGCTCCCGGTGCACGAGCTTCCCGTGGCGCAGCAGCCCCAGTTTCACCCACCGGCTGCCGAGGTCCAGGCCCAGGCGGTCCGTGGCCGCGGCGGGAGCGGGCCGTGGGCGGCGGCGGGGACGGATCGCACCCAGGAAGTTTTCCAGCCGGATGTCGTCGCGGGGGGACAGCGGGCCCGGATGATCGGTCTCCAACGTGAGGACGGGGACGCCCAGTTCGTTCCGGAAGACCGGGTCCTCCACCTGGTGGAAGCAGAAGGTCTGGGCGTAGTGGATCACGCAGCGGATGTCCCGGCGGCGGATCTCGCGCCGGATGTCCGCCAGGCGGCCGGCCACCGAGTAGGGGTAGGTGTAGCGGGCGTACTGCTCGAGGAGGGAGGGGGCCTCCACGCACATGGAGAACTGGCGCTGCATCTCGTTGAAGACCACCCGGCCGCCGAAGGACTCCACCCGTTCGTAGAGGTCGTCGATCATGGGCGGCACGCCGATGTACCCCACCCGGACGTCCTCCCGGAAGGGGATGCGCCGTCGGGCCCGGGCGAGGGTCTCCTCCACGCTCCGGCGGAAGGTGGCGGGGTCCCCGTTGAAATCGGAGCCGGACACCAGGAACAGGTGATTCTCGAAGCCGCTCACCAGGCCATCCTCCCAGGTCAGGCGGTCGAGGGTCTCCAGGAGGTCGCGGCAGGGGCGGAGGTCGCGCCACACGGCGCGGGCGGCGTCCACGGAGGTGGCGAAGCGCCGGGCCAGGGCCTCCATCTCCGCCGCCAGGGCGGCCCGGTCGGCGCCGAAGGGGTAGGCGAACGGAACGACGAGGACCCCCCGCTCCTTGAAGATGGACCCCACGGCCTCGGAGGTGGAGCAGTCCCCCTGCACCACTTCCACCACCCGGGACAAGCCCTGGGTGAGGGCGGCGGTGAGGACCCCCTTGTTCCACCCGCAGACCGTCCGGGGCAACCCGCAGCGCTCCGCCTCGAGGGCGAACCGGGCCCGGTTCGGGTGGGTGATGAAGACGTTGTTGAGATCGAGGGGGACCCACCCGCCGGCCATGAGGATTTCCACGGGGACGGTGGTGGTGATCCCGACCCTCCGGTCCTTTTCAGGGGGCATGTCCCCCTCCGTTGACGCCGGTGGGGAAGGCCGGCCGCATCGACGCGAGTCGGTCCGCCAGGCGGCGGTACAGCCGTTGCCGGATCGCCGCGCGCCGCCGCGGGGAACTGCCCGCCGGCACCAGGTCGGAGAGCCGCTGCTCCAGGTCCGCGCCGGCGGCTTCCAGTTGGGGGAGGATGCCGGCCGTGTCCACGGGGTTGTAGGGTACGAAGGCGGCCCGGCAGCCCAGGGCCGCGAAGACCCGGAGAAACCGGGCCGTGGTCGTGTCCGGGCACCCTTTCCGCCAGTTCCCGAGGATGAGTTCGTGCCCCAGCAGGGTGCTGACGACCCGGGGCCGGGAGATCCGTCCCGGCAGGTGGACCGCCCGGACCCGGACCCGACTGATCAGGTCGCGGTAGAGGTCTGGGAGGGAGGGGTGGGGCAGGCTGTCGAGAAAGGTGTCCAGTTGTCGTGTACCGATGCGCATGCGTCGCCTCTGAGGGGAAGATCTTACCATCGGGGCCGGAAAATATGATGTATTTTTTCCGGAAACCCAGTATAATCGGGACGAGGTGCTTCGATTCAGGACCGGTTGCGGGGGGCGACGCCGCCCTGTTTTACGGGACGGGCGCCCGACGGAGTTCAAGCAGGCAGGGAAGGAAAGATGCCGGACCAGGACAGCAGAGGGGAATTCCACATCCTTTTCTACGACAACACGAACCAGAATCTGGATCTGCTCCCCCAGACCAAGATCGCCCTCTTCGCCCGGAAGGTGGAACCCGCCCCGGGGAACCTCGACCCCCGCAAGTTCGCCGCCTACATGACCCCGTACCTCATCATGAGCGGCATGATCATCAAGGACGTGATGGCCCGGAAAGGCATGAAGGTCCTGATCAACTCCTTCTACAACTACCTCAAGCCGACCCGCTACGACATGCTCATCCTCGACCGGACCCGCATCATCCACACCTTCAACGCCGTCGAGGAGTTCTTCTACGACATCCTCTACCCCGACGACAAGGGCAAGACCCGTCCGCTGGAGAAAACGCCCCTGCGCGACCCCGCGTTCCTCTCCAGCACCATGTCCAACACGCAGTTCATCCGGGAGAACCCCATCCAGGGCGAGATGGGGCTGGCGGACCGCATGAACGCCAACCTGGACATCGGCGTCCAGATCTTCCACTTCGAGAAGCTCCACACCATCTACGACAAGCTCAACAACATCATCATTCCCGAGGAAAAGGCCATCTCCGCCATCAAGGAGGACCCGGACCTCAAGAAGC
Encoded proteins:
- a CDS encoding carboxypeptidase regulatory-like domain-containing protein; translated protein: MKSLPFLVLLLLSAATPRAQSDCDCRKVGNDVVTTWGVKPYAIELPDTYPSLEGKVADSAGDAVDGALLEVFDHPEAGSWFRGSAPSGKARQKRVAACRTGEEGCFRFSLSAGEYELRVSRPGFDAVVLRVKVKPGGKAPDKPLEIYLLR
- a CDS encoding 2-hydroxyacyl-CoA dehydratase; the protein is MPPEKDRRVGITTTVPVEILMAGGWVPLDLNNVFITHPNRARFALEAERCGLPRTVCGWNKGVLTAALTQGLSRVVEVVQGDCSTSEAVGSIFKERGVLVVPFAYPFGADRAALAAEMEALARRFATSVDAARAVWRDLRPCRDLLETLDRLTWEDGLVSGFENHLFLVSGSDFNGDPATFRRSVEETLARARRRIPFREDVRVGYIGVPPMIDDLYERVESFGGRVVFNEMQRQFSMCVEAPSLLEQYARYTYPYSVAGRLADIRREIRRRDIRCVIHYAQTFCFHQVEDPVFRNELGVPVLTLETDHPGPLSPRDDIRLENFLGAIRPRRRPRPAPAAATDRLGLDLGSRWVKLGLLRHGKLVHRELFDPMEFYRAHLRPSGAGRHIDLGALRRTLSDRSGLNIPAGALQVVATGYGRHLAGMIEAAIVPELQAHAEGAAFQTGLRDFTLLDIGGQDTKVIRVREGRVTDFAMNDRCAAGSGRYLENMARILGLPVEEIGDYRDDPVALDAVCATFGESEVVGRIVEGVPEERICAGINHTVFQRVLPDLERFPSGVLLVAGGAAGNRAILHFIRAESLFDEVRAVPDPRFNGVIGVLHHELA